AAGTCATTCATGATCAAGAACGGTAAAACCGCAGGTTTTGACTTTGGCTTGCAAACATATCTAACAGCCTCAGACAGCACAAGGACACAATCGCCATTGTTCTTCAATCGCAATTCGAGGAAAGTCAAAAAGGCTAATCGCAATCTTTCTCGCAAGAAGAAAGGTAGCAACAATCGTCATAGAGCCAGAGTAAGTCTTGCCAGAGTGCATCGGCGCGTTGCTAATCAGCGTAGAGACTATCATTGGCGACTTGCCCATCAACTGTGTAAAGAATATGACGTAATGTATTTTGAAACGCTGAATATCGACGCCATGAAAGCGTTGTGGGGCAGAAAGATTAGCGATTTGGGCTTCTCAGACTTTTTGAACATTCTCAAGTATGTTGCCAAAAAGACGGGCAAGGTTGTCAAACAAATCGACAAATGGCTGCCGTCGTCAAAGACCTGCTCGGCTTGTGATACAGTGAAAGAGAATCTCGAATTGCGAGAGAGAACATTCCATTGTTGTGAGTGTGGTCTTGAGATAGACAGAGACCTCAACGCGGCGATAAACATTCACAGGTGGGGGCGTCCACCTCTGGCGGAGGTAGCGTAAGACTTGCCGAACTTCGGGAACGCAAGCAACTACTGTTGATCCCACAATCCCTGCTGAAGCAACAAGATTCTACAATCCCAATGCTTTAGATTTGGGAATACGTCAACCAGGTTCAAAAAATAAATATCAAAGTAATGTTGACTACTTTATCTCAATGTTAAAAAATAGGAGCCAAACCACAAAATGAGGTTGCGCCGAGAAACCAGTAAGTAAACGCCAGATGAACGGCGCTCGGATTGAGTTCGTGCAATTGCCGGACGCTATATGGCAAGATCCTATCGCCAATCCCGCCGATTGTCAGGCTATCTACGACAGGCTTGTCGATAATCCAAGAGAATCGCTGGGTGTGGTGTTTGAGTGGGTTTGACCATATTTGCTAAAATAAAATCCCCGTCAGATATGATTCTGGCGGGGATTTATACTTATGGCGACTACCGGCTATCGCCGTTTGTTAAGTGAATTTGATATACACGCACTGCTTAGAACGCTCCAAAATTACAGAACCTCCACGACTTGCTACACGTCAGATACTCCCGAAATTTTTGTTGGCAACGGAGGTAGTTTGACGCCATTTCGCTTGATAATCGCAAGAATAATCCTGCTACAGAGATTCAGGGCATCATTTGCAAGTGAATTGACCTCCTGCTCTGCCAACTGCTTGCTGCCATGAAACAAATGACTGCGGAGATCATAAAGCCTACCCCATTCTTCGTGTAGATGGCTGAGGCTATTGCGACATAGCACACGTTTCACACGTTGTCGTACGCTAATCCGCTGCCTCCGATTCTCAACCTGTGCGACCGTCTCAACGGCT
This genomic window from Gemmatimonadota bacterium contains:
- a CDS encoding transposase, whose protein sequence is MYIHRDIDSFAEVYNHFIALHKRYYRRFGTYPSKFTMINHLAKLKRTTRFAHWRLLPSQALQNVIERIDFGYQKFFARDNKRPPTFRSRFRYQSYTLKQAGYKFLERNKVRIGKRIFRYHKSRKFDVERIKMVTIKRDRVGDLWLCVVAKAAGIKSFMIKNGKTAGFDFGLQTYLTASDSTRTQSPLFFNRNSRKVKKANRNLSRKKKGSNNRHRARVSLARVHRRVANQRRDYHWRLAHQLCKEYDVMYFETLNIDAMKALWGRKISDLGFSDFLNILKYVAKKTGKVVKQIDKWLPSSKTCSACDTVKENLELRERTFHCCECGLEIDRDLNAAINIHRWGRPPLAEVA